In the Rhinoraja longicauda isolate Sanriku21f chromosome 40, sRhiLon1.1, whole genome shotgun sequence genome, one interval contains:
- the LOC144611455 gene encoding ATP-sensitive inward rectifier potassium channel 11-like has protein sequence MLARKGVLAEKYLLTRLVEDDCLTQPRYRARASRARFISKNGACNVAHKNIREQGRFLQDVFTTLVDLKWRHTLVIFTMSFLCSWMVFAMLWWLIAFAHGDLDPGRVGVVPCITSIHSFTSAFLFSIEVQVTIGFGGRMVTEQCPAAILTLIVQNITGLIVNAVMLGCIFMKTAQANRRAETLIFSRHAVVALRDGLPRLMFRLGDLRKSMIISATIRMLLVTRTTTREGEVLPISQIEVRVENPVPTNGIFLVSPLIISHTIDRGSPLYSVSESGLQQADLEVVVLLEGVVETTGITTQARTSYLPDEILWGHRFVPIVTEEEGRYSVDYSKFGNTVKTNMPPHSAEERERAGDRRHDRPQPLPPGALRKRSSSKPGNPPGAKPAERFQSLDSLSGL, from the coding sequence ATGCTGGCGAGGAAGGGAGTCCTGGCGGAGAAGTACCTGCTGACCAGGCTGGTGGAGGACGACTGCCTGACGCAGCCGCGATACCGGGCCCGGGCCAGCAGGGCGCGCTTCATCTCCAAGAACGGGGCCTGCAACGTGGCCCACAAGAACATCCGCGAGCAGGGCCGCTTCCTGCAGGACGTCTTCACCACCCTGGTGGACCTGAAGTGGCGCCACACGCTGGTCATCTTCACCATGTCCTTCCTGTGCAGCTGGATGGTGTTCGCCATGCTGTGGTGGCTGATCGCCTTCGCCCACGGGGACCTGGACCCCGGGCGTGTCGGGGTGGTGCCTTGCATCACCAGCATCCACAGCTTCACCTCCGCCTTCCTCTTCTCCATCGAGGTGCAGGTGACCATCGGCTTCGGCGGCCGCATGGTGACGGAGCAGTgcccggcggccatcttgacCCTGATCGTCCAGAACATCACGGGGCTGATCGTCAACGCGGTCATGCTGGGCTGCATCTTCATGAAGACCGCCCAGGCCAACCGGCGGGCGGAGACCCTCATCTTCAGCCGGCACGCGGTGGTGGCACTGCGGGACGGCCTGCCCCGACTGATGTTCCGCCTGGGAGACCTGCGCAAGAGCATGATCATCAGCGCCACCATCCGCATGCTGCTGGTCACCCGGACCACCACCCGCGAGGGCGAGGTGCTGCCCATCTCCCAGATCGAGGTGCGGGTGGAGAACCCGGTGCCCACCAACGGCATCTTCCTGGTGTCGCCGCTCATCATCAGCCACACCATCGACCGCGGCAGCCCGCTCTACTCTGTGTCCGAGTCGGGCCTGCAGCAGGCCGACCTGGAGGTGGTGGTGCTgctggagggggtggtggagaccACGGGCATCACCACCCAGGCCCGCACCTCCTACCTGCCGGACGAGATCCTGTGGGGCCACCGCTTCGTGCCCATCGTGACCGAGGAGGAGGGGCGCTACTCCGTCGACTACTCCAAGTTCGGCAACAcggtgaagaccaacatgccgccGCACAGCGCCGAGGAGCGTGAGCGTGCCGGGGACCGCCGCCACGACAGGCCCCAGCCGCTGCCGCCGGGCGCCCTGCGCAAGCGGAGCTCCTCGAAGCCCGGCAACCCGC